From a region of the Tateyamaria omphalii genome:
- a CDS encoding acyl-CoA dehydrogenase family protein, with amino-acid sequence MDFNLTEERQMLQDTLRRYLREQYGTARRNDILASDTGFSADIWAELADLGVLGALFTEDMGGFGGAGFDIAVVFEELGRAGVVEPILDSALLGGRLLAAAGKTDFVEQVIGGALHLAVAHGEPDGRYDLDHVNTTATDGKLTGRKAVVMNAEAADHMIVSAKDGDTIALYLVDKGAQGLDIQGYPLLAGGRAAEVTLDNTPGDPLGLTLEDYEAANRLALIAQCAEALGAMETATALTKDYLMTRKQFGRPIGTFQALAHRMSDLLIELEQARSAVINAAGYIEDKHADMHLSASKNLIGRIGRLVAEEAIQMHGGIAMTQEYELAHIAKRIVMADHRFGDTDYHLERFIALSAA; translated from the coding sequence ATGGACTTCAACCTCACCGAAGAACGGCAGATGCTGCAGGACACGCTGCGGCGCTACCTTCGTGAACAATACGGAACCGCACGGCGCAATGATATCCTCGCGTCCGACACTGGCTTCTCTGCAGACATCTGGGCGGAACTGGCGGACCTCGGCGTGCTCGGCGCGCTCTTTACCGAAGACATGGGCGGCTTCGGCGGCGCTGGCTTCGATATCGCCGTAGTGTTCGAGGAACTGGGCCGCGCAGGCGTCGTCGAACCCATCCTCGACAGTGCCCTCCTCGGCGGTCGCCTCCTCGCGGCGGCGGGCAAGACGGACTTCGTGGAACAGGTGATTGGCGGCGCGCTGCACCTCGCCGTCGCCCACGGCGAACCCGACGGTCGCTATGACCTCGACCACGTGAACACCACGGCCACCGATGGCAAACTCACAGGCCGCAAGGCCGTCGTCATGAACGCCGAAGCCGCCGACCACATGATCGTCTCGGCCAAGGACGGCGACACCATCGCGCTCTACCTCGTGGACAAAGGCGCGCAGGGGCTGGACATCCAGGGCTACCCGCTCCTCGCCGGAGGCCGCGCCGCCGAAGTCACGCTCGACAACACGCCCGGCGATCCGCTCGGCCTGACGCTCGAAGACTATGAAGCCGCCAACCGCCTCGCCCTTATCGCCCAATGCGCCGAAGCGTTGGGGGCCATGGAAACCGCCACGGCACTGACCAAGGACTACCTGATGACGCGCAAGCAATTCGGGCGGCCCATCGGCACGTTCCAGGCGCTCGCGCACCGCATGTCCGACCTGCTGATCGAGCTGGAACAGGCCCGCTCCGCCGTCATCAACGCCGCCGGTTACATCGAAGACAAACACGCCGACATGCACCTCTCCGCCTCCAAAAACCTGATCGGCCGCATCGGCCGTCTCGTGGCTGAAGAAGCGATCCAGATGCACGGCGGCATTGCCATGACGCAGGAATACGAACTGGCCCATATCGCCAAACGCATCGTCATGGCCGACCACCGGTTCGGCGACACGGACTATCATCTGGAGCGGTTCATTGCCCTCTCTGCCGCCTGA
- a CDS encoding FAD-dependent oxidoreductase — protein sequence MSDKIAYSRQGDIAILTVRNPPVNALSQAVRQGLSDGMDRAEADAGVRAVLIVGEGRAFFAGADITEFGKPPLAPHLPDLVNRIEASPLLVVASMHGVSLGGGLEVALGCHYRIAVPSAKVGLPEVHLGLLPGAGGTQRLPRLTGVEAGLDVMTTGRHIGADKAHALGIIDVVQDGDPKDNGIAYAQRLLDEGAGPRPVSAMPPPDPIDWDAAFDAILAKGRGQISPAWCVRAVQASVEKPFAEGLKAERQIFYDLMQTDQRQGMIHAFFSERAVSNLPELKGVEPRAVHHIAVIGGGTMGAGIATAALLSGLRVHLLEMSPEAGEAARGRIEGNLAGALKRGKITADQHEAILTQALQIVTSYDTLAEVDLVIEAVFEDMDVKKQVFAELDRVCKPGAILASNTSYLDINEIAATTSRPADVLGLHFFSPAHVMKLLEVVVGDKTAPEVTATGFALGKRLNKISVRAGVCDGFIGNRILATYRTAADQMILDGASPYDIDAALEEFGFAMGPFAVADLAGLDIGWAVRKRKRAEGHAPTRDATYADKLCEDGHFGQKTGKGYYDYAAGPKARVPNPDVLPMIEADRARLGITPRDFNHEEITRRYMAAMVNEAAKVVGEGIARRPLDVDMTLLFGYGFPRYRGGPLKWADIVGLEPLLNDIKSYAAADPDFWAPAPLLEQLVAENKTFDDLNKKG from the coding sequence ATGAGCGACAAGATTGCCTATTCAAGACAGGGCGACATCGCCATCCTGACGGTCCGGAACCCGCCGGTGAACGCATTGTCCCAAGCCGTGCGGCAGGGCCTGTCCGATGGCATGGACCGGGCCGAGGCGGACGCGGGCGTGCGCGCCGTTCTGATCGTCGGCGAGGGGCGCGCGTTTTTTGCCGGTGCCGACATCACTGAATTCGGCAAGCCCCCGCTCGCGCCTCACCTGCCCGATCTGGTCAACCGTATCGAAGCCTCGCCGCTGCTGGTCGTGGCGTCGATGCACGGCGTGTCGCTCGGGGGCGGGCTCGAGGTCGCGCTGGGCTGTCACTACCGCATCGCCGTGCCCTCGGCCAAGGTCGGCCTGCCGGAGGTGCATCTGGGGCTGCTCCCCGGTGCCGGTGGCACCCAACGCCTGCCGCGCCTGACGGGGGTCGAGGCGGGGCTGGATGTGATGACAACCGGTCGCCATATCGGCGCGGACAAGGCCCATGCGCTGGGCATTATCGACGTGGTCCAAGACGGCGACCCCAAGGACAACGGCATCGCCTATGCGCAAAGGCTGCTGGATGAGGGCGCAGGCCCGCGCCCGGTTTCTGCCATGCCGCCACCGGATCCCATCGACTGGGACGCCGCCTTTGACGCGATCCTCGCCAAGGGCCGCGGCCAGATTTCCCCCGCCTGGTGTGTGCGCGCCGTGCAGGCGTCGGTCGAGAAACCCTTTGCCGAAGGGCTGAAGGCCGAGCGCCAGATCTTCTACGATCTCATGCAGACCGACCAGCGGCAGGGCATGATCCACGCCTTTTTCTCCGAACGCGCGGTCAGCAACCTGCCCGAGTTGAAAGGGGTCGAGCCCCGGGCCGTGCACCACATCGCCGTGATCGGTGGCGGTACGATGGGCGCTGGCATCGCCACGGCGGCCCTGCTCTCTGGCCTCCGGGTGCATCTGCTGGAAATGTCGCCCGAGGCAGGCGAAGCCGCCCGTGGCCGGATCGAAGGCAACCTCGCGGGCGCGCTAAAACGCGGCAAGATCACCGCCGACCAGCACGAGGCCATCCTGACCCAGGCCCTGCAGATCGTCACCAGCTACGACACGCTCGCCGAGGTCGATCTGGTCATCGAAGCGGTGTTCGAGGACATGGACGTCAAGAAACAGGTCTTCGCCGAACTTGACCGCGTCTGCAAACCCGGCGCCATCCTCGCCTCCAACACCTCCTATCTCGACATCAACGAAATCGCTGCCACGACTTCCCGCCCCGCAGACGTCCTTGGCCTCCATTTCTTCTCTCCCGCCCATGTTATGAAACTGCTTGAGGTGGTCGTCGGAGACAAAACCGCACCCGAAGTCACCGCCACCGGCTTCGCGCTGGGCAAGCGGCTGAACAAAATCTCTGTCCGCGCGGGCGTCTGCGACGGCTTTATCGGCAACCGTATCCTCGCCACCTACCGCACCGCCGCCGACCAGATGATCCTCGACGGCGCGTCCCCCTACGACATCGACGCGGCCCTCGAAGAGTTCGGGTTCGCCATGGGCCCCTTCGCCGTCGCCGACCTTGCCGGTCTCGACATCGGCTGGGCCGTGCGCAAACGCAAACGGGCCGAAGGGCACGCGCCCACACGCGATGCCACCTACGCCGATAAACTCTGCGAAGACGGCCATTTTGGCCAGAAAACCGGCAAAGGTTACTATGACTATGCCGCCGGCCCCAAGGCGCGCGTGCCCAACCCTGACGTCCTGCCGATGATCGAAGCCGACCGCGCAAGGCTGGGCATCACCCCTCGCGACTTCAACCACGAAGAGATCACCCGCCGCTACATGGCCGCCATGGTCAACGAGGCCGCCAAGGTCGTCGGCGAAGGCATCGCCCGCCGCCCGCTCGACGTCGATATGACACTGCTCTTCGGCTATGGCTTCCCGCGCTATCGGGGCGGCCCGCTCAAATGGGCCGACATCGTTGGCCTCGAACCGCTCCTGAACGACATCAAATCCTACGCCGCCGCCGACCCCGACTTCTGGGCGCCTGCGCCCCTTTTGGAACAATTGGTGGCAGAAAACAAAACCTTCGATGACCTGAACAAAAAGGGCTGA
- a CDS encoding ABC transporter substrate-binding protein: MFDRLTAILIAGVIALPSFAKPVVQESKFWAPEVKKGLMDAAVDRIPDVPLIVDLEAKGRQYGTQGGTLRTMVTRTKDVRQMVVYGYARLVGYTHEYELKPDILRDVEVDEGRIFTLHLRPGHRWSDGAPFTSADFQYWWDHVANNAELSPNGPPEVMRMGDDVATMSFPDDVTVVVEFPRPNPNFLQSLAQASPPFIYRPSHYLKQFHVAFNTKEAMEEMIDKKRVRGWAPLHNKLDNMYKFDNHELPTLQPWKPASTGAAMRHLFVRNPYFHRVDARGTQLPYIDVVEMDIVGSGLVAAKSNAGESDLQARGLDFRDTSILKKGEADGAPYRTFLWSNGAASQIAIYPNLNFADPVWREVMRDARFRRALSLGIDRRMINRALYFGLGKEGGMTALAKSPLFDPANLTQWAIYDPDTANLLLDQMGLNQRTPAGIRLLPDGRPMEFVIETAGERQEVENALAIITDTWRDIGIQLIMRPLDRDILRNRVFSGVTMASVWFGWDNGLPQPDTPPSYLAPTDQVFFAWPKWGQFYQTHGAAGEPVDLAPAKRLMELSEAWQQTDDPQARTNIWKEMLKIHADNQFGIGILSEAPQPVIVSDRLRNVPEQGKWAWDPGAHFGVHRIDEFFFSDDERIAQVRE; this comes from the coding sequence ATGTTTGACCGTTTGACTGCCATTCTGATCGCGGGGGTCATCGCCCTGCCTTCCTTTGCCAAGCCCGTCGTGCAGGAAAGTAAGTTCTGGGCCCCGGAGGTGAAGAAGGGGCTGATGGACGCGGCGGTTGACCGTATTCCCGATGTGCCGCTGATCGTCGATCTGGAGGCGAAGGGGCGCCAGTACGGCACCCAGGGCGGTACGCTGCGCACCATGGTCACCCGCACCAAGGATGTGCGCCAGATGGTGGTCTACGGCTATGCGCGCCTAGTGGGCTACACCCACGAGTACGAGCTGAAGCCCGACATTCTGCGCGATGTCGAGGTGGATGAGGGCCGCATCTTTACCCTGCATCTGCGTCCGGGCCATCGCTGGTCAGATGGTGCGCCGTTCACATCCGCCGATTTTCAATACTGGTGGGATCATGTGGCCAACAATGCGGAGCTGAGCCCCAACGGCCCGCCCGAGGTCATGCGCATGGGTGATGATGTCGCCACGATGAGTTTTCCCGATGATGTGACGGTTGTTGTGGAATTTCCGCGCCCCAATCCGAACTTTTTGCAGTCGCTCGCGCAGGCCAGCCCGCCCTTCATTTACCGCCCGTCACACTACCTGAAACAGTTCCACGTTGCCTTCAACACCAAGGAAGCGATGGAGGAGATGATCGACAAAAAGCGGGTGCGCGGTTGGGCGCCGCTGCACAACAAGCTCGACAATATGTACAAGTTCGACAACCACGAACTGCCCACGTTGCAGCCATGGAAGCCGGCCTCGACCGGGGCGGCGATGCGGCATCTGTTTGTGCGCAATCCCTATTTCCACCGCGTGGACGCGCGCGGCACGCAGTTGCCGTATATCGACGTGGTCGAGATGGATATCGTCGGCTCCGGCCTTGTAGCGGCCAAGTCCAATGCGGGCGAAAGCGATCTGCAGGCTCGTGGGCTGGATTTCCGCGATACCTCCATCCTGAAGAAGGGTGAGGCGGACGGCGCGCCCTATCGCACCTTCCTGTGGTCGAACGGGGCCGCGAGCCAGATCGCGATCTATCCCAATCTGAACTTCGCCGACCCTGTCTGGCGCGAGGTGATGCGGGATGCCCGGTTCCGGCGCGCTCTGTCGCTGGGCATAGACCGGCGTATGATCAACCGCGCGCTGTACTTTGGCCTTGGCAAGGAGGGGGGTATGACGGCGCTGGCCAAAAGCCCGCTGTTCGATCCGGCGAACCTGACGCAATGGGCGATCTACGACCCCGACACCGCCAACCTGCTGCTGGACCAGATGGGCCTGAACCAGCGCACGCCCGCTGGCATTCGCCTGCTGCCCGACGGTCGGCCCATGGAGTTCGTGATCGAAACCGCAGGCGAGCGGCAGGAGGTCGAAAACGCGCTGGCGATCATCACCGACACATGGCGCGACATCGGTATCCAGCTGATCATGCGCCCGCTGGACCGCGACATCCTGCGCAACCGGGTCTTTTCCGGCGTGACCATGGCATCGGTCTGGTTCGGCTGGGACAATGGCCTGCCGCAGCCCGATACGCCGCCCAGCTATCTGGCGCCGACGGATCAGGTGTTCTTTGCCTGGCCGAAATGGGGGCAATTCTACCAGACGCACGGTGCCGCGGGCGAGCCTGTGGACCTCGCACCGGCGAAGCGCCTGATGGAATTGAGCGAAGCCTGGCAGCAAACCGACGACCCGCAGGCGCGCACCAATATCTGGAAGGAAATGCTCAAGATCCATGCCGACAATCAGTTCGGCATCGGCATCCTGAGCGAGGCGCCACAGCCCGTCATCGTGTCGGACCGCCTGCGCAATGTGCCGGAGCAGGGCAAGTGGGCCTGGGACCCCGGTGCGCATTTCGGGGTCCACCGGATCGACGAGTTCTTTTTCTCGGATGACGAACGGATCGCACAGGTGCGCGAATGA
- a CDS encoding PaaI family thioesterase, giving the protein MPSLPPDGPGIIRDETGAQTLLGYVVDIRESDGISRCWLDIGAQHGNRHGGLHGGIMSAMLDNAMGFAAARTGNNDGSTKVATLTMTTNYLAPASTGVVVATGEVAGGGRSTIFTEGRLEDENGTVLATSTGVYKRVKGA; this is encoded by the coding sequence TTGCCCTCTCTGCCGCCTGACGGGCCGGGGATCATCCGCGACGAAACGGGTGCGCAAACGCTGCTCGGTTACGTCGTGGACATCCGGGAATCAGACGGCATCTCTCGCTGCTGGCTCGACATCGGCGCGCAGCACGGCAACCGCCACGGTGGTCTGCACGGCGGCATCATGTCGGCCATGCTCGACAACGCCATGGGCTTTGCCGCGGCACGGACCGGCAACAACGACGGCAGCACCAAGGTGGCGACCCTGACCATGACCACCAACTACCTCGCCCCCGCCAGCACCGGCGTTGTGGTCGCAACCGGCGAAGTCGCGGGCGGCGGACGCAGCACCATCTTCACCGAAGGGCGTCTGGAAGACGAAAACGGCACCGTCCTCGCCACCTCCACAGGCGTCTACAAGCGGGTCAAGGGTGCCTAG
- a CDS encoding ABC transporter ATP-binding protein, translating into MAPLLDVKNLSIGFGAAPPVVAGVNFSVSAGETLALVGESGSGKTLTCRSVLRILPKSAQLRQGEVTFGSGASRSNLLKLSQRDIRAIRGNRISMIFQEPMRSLSPLHRIGNQVTEVLTLHRDMTAEEAKRDVIATFERVGFADPERAFRAYPFEMSGGMRQRAMIAMAIVAKPDLLIADEPTTALDVTTQAQVLGLMKDLQRDTGMAMILVTHDLGVVANMADSVVVMNKGHVMESGPAPAVLSAPGHGYTQKLFAAAPMIPKDPTPADPLPQNDLILELNNVSKTYTVRAGGWREKKKVHACVDVNLKLPRGKTLAVVGESGSGKTTCARIALGAEVPDEGAEVLFRAETGGAPVCINQLSRADKVAFQRQAQMVFQDPYSSLSPRMRVQEALTEPMEIHRIGTKVARRDKAAEMLRWVGLDPDMLARYPHAFSGGQRQRLSIARALTLDPVLLVCDEPTSALDVSVQEQILSLLERIRDGMGLSYLFISHDLAVVARIADEVAVMRQGVVVEQAPPETLFYNPRHPYTKALIAAQPEPDVRRPIDLAEVALGAGSPGSWPDMYRFEGVDAPDLIQIDPGHKVRCHV; encoded by the coding sequence ATGGCCCCGCTACTGGACGTGAAAAACCTGTCGATCGGATTCGGCGCGGCGCCACCGGTCGTCGCCGGGGTGAATTTTTCCGTCTCTGCTGGCGAGACGCTGGCGCTGGTCGGTGAAAGCGGGTCGGGCAAGACGCTGACCTGTCGGTCCGTGCTGCGCATCCTGCCAAAGTCCGCGCAATTGCGGCAGGGCGAGGTGACGTTCGGCAGCGGCGCGTCCCGTTCCAACCTGCTCAAACTGTCCCAGCGCGACATCCGCGCCATTCGCGGCAATCGCATCTCGATGATCTTTCAGGAGCCCATGCGGTCGCTGTCGCCCCTGCACCGCATCGGCAACCAGGTGACCGAGGTGCTGACCCTGCACCGCGACATGACCGCCGAAGAGGCCAAGCGCGACGTGATTGCCACCTTTGAACGGGTGGGTTTTGCTGACCCTGAACGCGCGTTTCGCGCCTATCCGTTCGAGATGTCGGGCGGGATGCGTCAGCGCGCCATGATCGCCATGGCCATCGTCGCCAAGCCCGATCTGCTGATCGCGGACGAGCCGACCACGGCGCTGGACGTGACCACGCAGGCGCAGGTGCTGGGCCTGATGAAGGATCTGCAGCGCGACACCGGGATGGCGATGATCCTGGTCACCCACGATCTGGGGGTCGTCGCCAACATGGCAGACAGCGTTGTCGTGATGAACAAGGGCCACGTCATGGAAAGCGGCCCCGCCCCTGCCGTGCTGAGCGCGCCCGGCCATGGCTATACCCAAAAGCTGTTTGCCGCCGCCCCGATGATCCCCAAGGATCCGACACCTGCCGACCCGTTGCCCCAGAATGATCTGATCCTTGAGCTGAACAACGTGTCCAAGACATACACCGTGCGCGCGGGCGGCTGGCGTGAAAAGAAGAAGGTGCATGCGTGTGTCGATGTGAACCTGAAGCTGCCCCGTGGCAAGACGCTGGCCGTGGTGGGCGAAAGCGGGTCGGGCAAGACTACATGCGCCCGCATTGCTCTGGGCGCCGAGGTGCCGGACGAGGGTGCGGAAGTGCTGTTTCGGGCCGAGACGGGCGGCGCACCCGTTTGCATCAACCAGCTTAGCCGCGCCGACAAGGTCGCCTTTCAGCGTCAGGCGCAGATGGTGTTTCAGGACCCTTATTCATCACTCTCCCCCCGGATGCGCGTGCAGGAGGCGCTGACCGAGCCGATGGAAATCCACCGCATCGGCACCAAGGTGGCCCGCCGCGACAAGGCGGCGGAGATGCTGCGCTGGGTGGGGCTGGATCCGGACATGCTGGCCCGTTATCCCCATGCCTTCTCCGGCGGGCAGCGGCAGCGGCTGTCCATCGCGCGTGCGCTGACGTTGGACCCTGTGTTGCTGGTCTGTGATGAACCCACGTCCGCCCTGGATGTGTCCGTGCAGGAGCAGATCCTGAGCCTTTTGGAGCGCATACGCGACGGTATGGGGCTGAGCTATCTTTTCATAAGCCATGACCTGGCCGTGGTGGCCCGCATTGCCGACGAAGTTGCGGTCATGCGTCAGGGTGTTGTGGTCGAGCAGGCCCCGCCAGAGACCTTGTTCTACAACCCGCGCCACCCATATACCAAAGCCCTGATCGCGGCCCAGCCGGAACCGGATGTGCGCCGCCCCATTGATCTGGCAGAGGTCGCCCTCGGCGCGGGTTCGCCCGGTTCTTGGCCGGACATGTACCGGTTCGAGGGCGTGGATGCCCCCGACCTGATCCAGATTGACCCCGGACACAAGGTGCGTTGCCATGTTTGA
- a CDS encoding acyl-CoA dehydrogenase family protein, with amino-acid sequence MDLSYSPDEQAFQTQVRQFLADDLPQDIAEKVRLDTDLTKDDMERWHAILNNRGWLAQNWPQEYGGAEWSAVQRHIYDTEAADANAPRIVPFGLSMLGPVLQKFGSKDQQDHWLPRILDGTDWWCQGYSEPGAGSDLASLKTKAVRDGDHYIVNGQKTWTTLGQFANMIFCLVRTDPDAKQQEGISFLLIDMETPGVEVRPIILLDGTHEVNEVWFTDVKVPVENLVGEENKGWTYAKYLLTHERTGLGGVGFSQAGLKAVKRIAKAANHNGKPLIQNPHFAARVAQVEIDLHAMATTNLRIISQAAAGEAPGLEASMLKVKGSIIRQEINDLARRAVGPYAMPFASEAVEGANDRIPDPLDAGPVAGQYFNNRKLSIFGGSNEIQRGIIAKVTMSGGA; translated from the coding sequence ATGGACCTGAGCTACTCCCCCGACGAACAAGCCTTCCAGACGCAAGTGCGTCAATTCCTGGCCGACGACCTGCCGCAAGACATTGCCGAAAAGGTCCGGCTCGACACCGACCTGACCAAGGATGATATGGAACGCTGGCACGCGATCCTGAACAATCGCGGCTGGCTGGCGCAGAACTGGCCCCAGGAATACGGCGGCGCTGAATGGTCCGCCGTCCAGCGCCACATCTACGACACGGAAGCCGCCGACGCCAACGCCCCCCGCATTGTCCCCTTTGGCCTCTCGATGCTTGGCCCCGTCCTGCAAAAATTCGGCTCCAAGGACCAACAGGACCACTGGCTGCCCCGCATCCTCGACGGCACCGACTGGTGGTGTCAGGGCTATTCAGAACCGGGCGCAGGCTCCGACCTTGCCTCGCTCAAAACCAAAGCGGTGCGGGACGGCGACCACTATATCGTCAACGGCCAGAAGACATGGACGACACTGGGCCAATTCGCCAACATGATCTTTTGCCTCGTCCGTACGGATCCGGATGCAAAGCAGCAGGAGGGGATCAGCTTCCTGCTCATCGACATGGAAACCCCCGGCGTTGAAGTGCGTCCCATCATCCTGCTCGACGGTACGCATGAGGTGAATGAGGTCTGGTTCACCGATGTCAAAGTGCCCGTGGAAAACCTCGTCGGCGAGGAAAACAAGGGCTGGACCTACGCTAAGTACCTGCTCACCCACGAACGCACGGGGCTTGGCGGCGTCGGCTTCTCCCAAGCGGGGCTCAAGGCTGTCAAACGCATCGCCAAGGCGGCCAATCACAACGGCAAACCGCTGATCCAAAACCCCCACTTCGCCGCGCGCGTGGCGCAGGTGGAAATTGACCTGCACGCCATGGCCACCACCAACTTGCGCATCATCTCGCAGGCTGCGGCGGGCGAGGCACCGGGGCTGGAAGCGTCCATGCTCAAGGTCAAAGGGTCGATTATCCGGCAGGAAATCAACGACTTGGCGCGCCGCGCCGTTGGCCCCTACGCGATGCCCTTCGCCTCCGAAGCGGTCGAAGGCGCCAATGACCGCATCCCCGACCCGCTCGATGCGGGGCCTGTCGCAGGGCAATATTTCAACAACCGTAAACTGTCGATCTTCGGCGGCTCCAACGAAATCCAACGCGGCATCATCGCCAAGGTGACTATGAGCGGAGGCGCCTGA
- a CDS encoding class I SAM-dependent methyltransferase, which translates to MPQSRLDLFVDRMVSQRACLDHAASVIADMDGPVFELGLGNGRTYHHMRHIMPARDIYVFERAIASHPDSTPPDDMVLLGDVFDTLPDALARFGPTAALIHADLGGHNRKKNDLFAQKVSPVIEPLLAVGGLMVSSDRMYFDTLVEQPLPDGAVQGRCFIYRRNS; encoded by the coding sequence ATGCCGCAAAGCCGCCTTGACCTGTTTGTTGACCGCATGGTGTCCCAACGGGCCTGTCTGGACCACGCGGCATCGGTCATTGCGGATATGGACGGGCCCGTCTTTGAACTTGGCCTGGGCAACGGGCGGACCTATCACCACATGCGCCACATCATGCCCGCGCGTGACATCTATGTGTTCGAACGGGCCATCGCATCGCATCCCGACAGCACACCGCCCGACGACATGGTCCTTCTGGGCGACGTCTTTGACACGCTGCCGGACGCGCTGGCCCGATTTGGGCCGACGGCGGCGCTGATCCACGCCGATCTGGGCGGGCACAACCGGAAAAAGAACGATCTTTTTGCACAAAAGGTGTCGCCTGTGATCGAGCCGCTGCTCGCTGTTGGCGGGTTGATGGTGTCCTCCGACAGGATGTATTTTGATACTCTGGTCGAACAGCCTTTGCCCGACGGTGCGGTGCAAGGCCGCTGTTTCATTTACCGACGCAACAGCTAG
- a CDS encoding class I adenylate-forming enzyme family protein, with protein sequence MPSVHDLLAHQVATRPDALALEDVTGARLTYAQLSAAADEIAEVLNGKGIGPGDRVMIVSENCAAKVAALFAIWRLGAIAVPINARQTAAEIARVDAHAEPKAVFFTTQISPDAEKHSATAQKKVADIDTGTISGAYGTLSLHCPRGDSFPGDRDVAVLLYTTGTTGEPKGVMLTHANVRFGGKTSAELRGMHHNDLIYGVLPTTHVFGLCSVVVAAIHAGAPVRLVPRFVVADVFDALRDGITLFSAVPQMHALLMAHAKALGDTALGSKTLRYVSSGAAPLDPTWKREAEAFYGVAIQNGYGMTESTAGTAATRNQIGDPDTSVGPALPGIEIAIDEAVPGGEVLTRGPHVMKGYFRNPGETAKVLDDHGWLRTGDLGQIDAEGKLHILGRAKELIIHGGFNVFPPEVEAALNDHPGVVQAAVVGRSKDGDEEVLAFVQVPDGSVLTERELRDFVRDRLAGYKRPARYVLASHLPAAPTGKVLKHRLIETFADQLT encoded by the coding sequence GTGCCTAGCGTCCACGACCTACTCGCCCATCAGGTGGCGACACGGCCCGATGCTCTGGCCTTGGAAGATGTCACCGGCGCGCGCCTGACCTATGCACAACTCAGCGCAGCCGCAGACGAGATTGCGGAGGTGCTGAACGGCAAAGGCATCGGCCCGGGCGACCGCGTGATGATCGTCTCGGAAAACTGCGCCGCCAAGGTCGCCGCCCTCTTCGCCATATGGCGGCTCGGGGCCATCGCCGTCCCAATCAACGCACGCCAAACCGCCGCAGAAATCGCCCGCGTCGACGCCCATGCGGAGCCCAAAGCGGTGTTCTTCACCACACAGATCTCGCCAGATGCGGAAAAGCACAGCGCCACCGCACAGAAAAAAGTCGCAGATATAGATACCGGCACCATATCCGGCGCATACGGAACCCTATCCCTACACTGTCCCCGCGGGGACAGTTTCCCCGGCGACCGCGACGTCGCCGTCCTCCTCTACACGACCGGCACGACAGGCGAGCCCAAGGGCGTCATGCTCACCCACGCCAACGTCCGCTTCGGCGGCAAAACCAGCGCCGAACTGCGCGGGATGCACCACAACGACCTGATCTACGGCGTCCTGCCGACAACCCACGTCTTCGGCCTCTGCTCCGTCGTCGTCGCGGCCATCCACGCAGGCGCCCCCGTCCGCCTCGTCCCCCGCTTCGTCGTCGCGGACGTCTTCGACGCCCTGCGCGACGGCATCACGCTCTTCTCCGCCGTGCCCCAAATGCACGCGCTCCTGATGGCGCATGCCAAGGCATTGGGCGACACCGCACTGGGGTCCAAGACGCTCCGCTACGTCTCGTCCGGCGCGGCGCCTCTCGATCCAACATGGAAACGCGAGGCCGAGGCGTTTTACGGCGTCGCGATCCAGAATGGCTACGGCATGACCGAAAGCACGGCGGGAACGGCGGCGACGCGCAATCAGATCGGCGATCCCGATACGTCGGTCGGCCCCGCGCTGCCGGGGATCGAGATCGCCATTGATGAGGCGGTGCCCGGAGGCGAGGTGCTGACCCGCGGGCCGCATGTGATGAAAGGGTATTTCCGCAATCCCGGCGAGACGGCCAAGGTGCTGGACGATCACGGGTGGTTGCGCACGGGCGACCTCGGACAGATTGATGCGGAGGGCAAGCTGCATATCCTGGGGCGGGCCAAGGAGTTGATCATCCACGGCGGCTTCAACGTGTTCCCGCCCGAGGTCGAGGCCGCGCTGAACGACCATCCTGGCGTTGTGCAGGCGGCGGTTGTTGGACGTTCCAAGGACGGCGATGAAGAGGTGCTGGCCTTTGTTCAGGTTCCAGACGGAAGCGTACTGACTGAGCGGGAGTTGCGGGATTTTGTCCGGGATAGGTTGGCGGGGTACAAACGGCCCGCGCGGTATGTGTTGGCGTCACACTTGCCCGCCGCGCCGACAGGCAAGGTTCTCAAGCATCGTCTGATCGAGACTTTCGCGGATCAGTTAACCTGA